A segment of the Calonectris borealis chromosome 2, bCalBor7.hap1.2, whole genome shotgun sequence genome:
CAGAAATGCAGTCAGTGCGAAGAAGGCTTTGATTTTCCTGAAGATCTTCAGAAGCACATTGCAGAATGTCACCCGGAGTGTTCCCCTAATGAAGACCGATCTGCTCTTCAGTGTGTTTACTGTCATGAACTCTTTGTAGAGGAAACGTCTCTGGTGAATCACATGGAGCAGGCTCATAATGGTGAGAAGAAGAATTCATGCAGCATTTGCTCTGAGAACTTTCATACTGTGGAGGAGCTGTACAGCCACATGGACAGTCACCAGCAGCCAGAGTCGTGCAACCACAGCAACAGCCCATCTTTGGTAACTGTGGGCTACACCTCAGTCTCTAGCACCACTCCGGATTCAAATCTCTCGGTGGATAGTTCAACAATGGTGGAAACGGCTCCCCCTATACCAAAAGGTCGTGGAAGGAAGCGGGCAGCTCAGCAAGTGCCAGATATCACTGGTCCTTCAAGTAAACAGGCAAAAGTTACCTACAGCTGCATTTATTGCAACAAACAGTTATTTTCCAGCCTTGCAGTTTTGCAGATACACCTGAAAACTATGCATTTAGATAAACCCGAACAAGCCCATATCTGTCAGTACTGTTTGGAGGTATTGCCATCTCTCTACAATCTGAACGAACATCTTAAGCAAGTCCACGAAGCTCCGGATCCAGCACTGATTGTTTCTACCATGCCTGCCATGGTATACCAGTGCAATTTCTGCTCTGAAGTGTTCAATGACCTCAACACCCTTCAGGAACACATCCGATGTTCTCATGGATTTGCCAACCCTGCTGCTAAGGACAGTAATGCATTCTTTTGTCCCCATTGCTACATGGGATTTCTTACAGATTCTTCTCTGGAAGAGCATATTAGACAAGTCCATTGTGATCTTAGCAGTTCCCGTTTTGGTTCCCCTGTGCTTGGAACCCCAAAAGATCCAGTGGTAGAAGTGTATTCTTGTTCTTACTGTACAAATTCTCCAATATTTAATAGTGTTCTTAAACTGAACAAGCATATCAAGGAGAACCATAAGAACATTCCTTTGGCACTGAATTACATccacaatggaaaaaaatccagagccaTGAGTCCCTTATCTCCTGTAACCATTGAGCAGACCTCTTTAAAGATGATGCAGGCAGTTGGAGGTGCTCCTCCTCGTCCTGCAGGTGAATATATTTGTAATCAGTGTGGTGCTAAGTATACTTCCTTGGACGGTTTTCAGACTCATTTAAAAACACATCTTGACACCGTCCTGCCAAAACTGACCTGCCCTCAGTGCAACAAGGAATTTCCAAATCAGGAGTCTCTGCTGAAGCATGTTACCATTCATTTCATGATCACCTCAACCTACTACATCTGTGAAAGCTGTGACAAGCAGTTCACTTCTGTGGATGACTTGCAGAAACACCTACTGGACATGCATACATTTGTGTTCTTCCGCTGCACCTTGTGCCAAGAGGTTTTTGACTCCAAAGTCTCCATTCAGCTACACTTGGCTGTGAAGCACAGCAATGAAAAGAAGGTATACAGATGTACATCTTGCAACTGGGATTTCCGAAATGAGACTGACCTACAGCTTCACGTTAAACACAACCACCTGGAGAACCAAGGCAAAGTACACAAGTGCATCTTCTGTGGCGAGTCCTTTGGTACGGAGGTGGAGCTGCAGTGTCACATTACTACGCACAGCAAGAAGTACAACTGCAAGTTCTGCAGCAAAGCTTTCCATGCTATCATCTTGCTGGAAAAGCACTTAAGGGAGAAACATtgtgtttttgaaacaaaaactcCAAACTGTGGAACAAATGGGGCATCTGAGCAGGTTCAGAAAGAGGAAGTGGAACTCCAGACCTTGTTGACAAATAGCCAGGAGTCCCATAACAGCCACGATGGCAGCGAGGAAGATGTGGACACATCTGAACCTATGTATGGCTGTGACATTTGTGGAGCAGCTTATACCATGGAGACTCTCCTGCAAAATCACCAGCTTCGAGACCATAACATTCGACCAGGAGAAAGTGCCATAGTGAAGAAAAAGGCTGAACTCATTAAAGGGAATTACAAGTGTAATGTGTGTTCTCGAACATTCTTCTCTGAAAATGGGCTTCGAGAACACATGCAGACACACTTGGGACCAGTGAAACATTATATGTGCCCAATCTGTGGCGAGCGGTTTCCATCTCTTCTGACTCTTACTGAACATAAGGTCACACATAGTAAGAGCCTGGACACTGGAAACTGCAGGATTTGCAAGATGCCTCTCCAGAGCGAGGAGGAATTTTTAGAGCATTGCCAAATGCACCCTGACTTGAGGAACTCCTTGACGGGGTTCCGCTGTGTGGTGTGCATGCAGACAGTGACCTCCACGCTGGAACTGAAAATCCACGGCACATTCCACATGCAGAAAACTGGAAACGGTTCTGCTGTGCAGTCCACGGGGCGCACACAGCATCTCCAGAAACTATACAAGTGTGCTTCTTGCCTGAAAGAATTCCGCTCAAAACAGGATTTAGTGAAACTTGACATCAACGGTCTGCCATACGGTCTGTGTGCTAGCTGTGTTAATCTCAGTAAAAGTGGTAGTCCAAGTGTCAACATCCCTTCAAGCAGTAACAGACAAGGCATGGGCCAAAATGAGAACTTGAGTTCCAttgagaacaaaagcaaggcaGGGGGACTGAAGACTCGATGTTCTAGTTGCAATGTTAAATTTGAATCAGAAAGTGAACTCCAAAACCATATTCAGTCAATCCACAGAGAGCTTGTTCCAGACAGCAACAGTACACAGCTGAAAACACCACAAGTATCTCCAATGCCCAGAATCAGCCCCTCCCAAACTGAAGAGGTAAcccttttttctttgctcttgacACCTTCCATCCTTTTGGAAAAAATCCCCCTTTTTTCAAGCCGTCTTATCACTTGTCATGAAATGCTTAGGCTGAACCATGTTACATTTCCATCCGTAGCCATTAGCTAGTAATTACTTGCTTCTTGATATACCTTACATCTTGGATTGAATTGTGCGGAATAGGACTAATTCCAGTCTCCCTAGGATATTGTCTTCTGTATCACTGAGGAGACCTATCTTCATGCCAGCACAACTGAGATCTGGAATCTTATCCTAGCTCCCTTACATGTTGGAATCCCCAGCTAGGAGTTGTGCTTCCGGCAGAGAGCATTAATGACAGAGGAGTAGAATAGAGGAGTGAGCCAAAATGCTGGCATAAgaggtggatttttaaaaaatatttgtgagcAACaaattgaggggtttttttgtaaattgtGTTGTAGACATTCATTTTCCCCTCTTATAGCATATTTTGATTAAGTAGAAGTGCCTAAGGTAAATTGGGAAATCAGTCCTTTGGATGCAATtccttgttgtgtttttctttccattcctgaTGAACAACATTTTGATGTCACTGAAACACGTCGTGCCTGATGATTGAAATCCCATTCATGCAGCATAACTTAGAAAGTAAAtacatgtttcagaaaaaaagcaaagggtCAAACTCTTGAGAGATCTCATCTGCTTCCTCAGTCACCAGTGACCAAGTAATACGGGAAGGTAGGGGGGTCATGTACCGAGGGAAGGCAATCTGTTTTATCTTCAGAAACATTATCAATAGAATGACTTTAAGTTAGTATTTTAGGCATGGTATCTTGCATAAAGACCCCTTATAGTGCAGGAAGCCTAAAAACACAGCACAAACAAATGTTAAGAAATAATAGCTTTTGTTTCAAGAAAGCTTTTAGCCTGTAATGGTACAAGCATGGTGCAACCCATTGCTGTGAATGTGTATGGATACCCTGTGGCAAGGGAGCTGCTGCTCTTCCATCACCTTCCTCACTCCCTGTTTGTGAGCCCATCTGTTGGGTAAGAAGTCTCTCAGTGTGTCATCCAACAGTGTTGTGCAAACTGGAGGGTAGGAGGGAGGccgagagggaggaggggagatacATGAAGATATGTGGGCCAAGAGCTAAGTATTTGTGGAGCTACCAAGAACATAGCTGGAGATAGGTTGGGAGACAGCCACTGGGGCAGCACAGGGCCTGGAGTGCCACGAAGAGAGAAGTGGAGCTGGGAGACGAGGGTGAAGTACCAGGCAGGATGCATCTGCCGGGGAAGGGTCCTATGCTTTCACGACTTCTGCATCTCCAGTTTGCACATTGGGCCGTGGTGGGGGACTCCTGGAGAATGGGATGTGGTGTGGAGTTTATGGAAGGAGCAGGTTGTTAGACTGAGAACTGCAGGTCTGAGGAAAACCTTCTTttcaaagaagaaggaaaaggaatggCTCCCATTAGGTGCAGTTTAGGCCACTGATGGTCCTGTAGTACTGCTGCGGGGTGGGAACCACAGAATTACCAGCTGCATGTTTTTGATAGATTCAGAGTCATCCCGGTTTGTTTCTGTCATCTTTCCCCGAGTGACTACTTGAAATCTCTCTTCCCAGTCATTTTGGAAGCCAATTCTTGCTACCTCAAACACTATCAGAATCATGTGTGTTAAGACAGTTACCATGATAAGATATTACCAACTTGTCTTTCTCTTGCTTGTGAACTAGGCAAAAAGAGATCTGGGAGTCTTTCGTGGTGATGTAAGATCAGTTACCTTCAGTGTCATCAGTGAATCTTCTTGTGCTTGGATCATGTATAATCAGAGTTCTTATGTCTTCTTCTGATTGGC
Coding sequences within it:
- the ZNF521 gene encoding zinc finger protein 521 isoform X3 — encoded protein: MQVHERNKDGSQSASRMEDWKMKDTQKCSQCEEGFDFPEDLQKHIAECHPECSPNEDRSALQCVYCHELFVEETSLVNHMEQAHNGEKKNSCSICSENFHTVEELYSHMDSHQQPESCNHSNSPSLVTVGYTSVSSTTPDSNLSVDSSTMVETAPPIPKGRGRKRAAQQVPDITGPSSKQAKVTYSCIYCNKQLFSSLAVLQIHLKTMHLDKPEQAHICQYCLEVLPSLYNLNEHLKQVHEAPDPALIVSTMPAMVYQCNFCSEVFNDLNTLQEHIRCSHGFANPAAKDSNAFFCPHCYMGFLTDSSLEEHIRQVHCDLSSSRFGSPVLGTPKDPVVEVYSCSYCTNSPIFNSVLKLNKHIKENHKNIPLALNYIHNGKKSRAMSPLSPVTIEQTSLKMMQAVGGAPPRPAGEYICNQCGAKYTSLDGFQTHLKTHLDTVLPKLTCPQCNKEFPNQESLLKHVTIHFMITSTYYICESCDKQFTSVDDLQKHLLDMHTFVFFRCTLCQEVFDSKVSIQLHLAVKHSNEKKVYRCTSCNWDFRNETDLQLHVKHNHLENQGKVHKCIFCGESFGTEVELQCHITTHSKKYNCKFCSKAFHAIILLEKHLREKHCVFETKTPNCGTNGASEQVQKEEVELQTLLTNSQESHNSHDGSEEDVDTSEPMYGCDICGAAYTMETLLQNHQLRDHNIRPGESAIVKKKAELIKGNYKCNVCSRTFFSENGLREHMQTHLGPVKHYMCPICGERFPSLLTLTEHKVTHSKSLDTGNCRICKMPLQSEEEFLEHCQMHPDLRNSLTGFRCVVCMQTVTSTLELKIHGTFHMQKTGNGSAVQSTGRTQHLQKLYKCASCLKEFRSKQDLVKLDINGLPYGLCASCVNLSKSGSPSVNIPSSSNRQGMGQNENLSSIENKSKAGGLKTRCSSCNVKFESESELQNHIQSIHRELVPDSNSTQLKTPQVSPMPRISPSQTEEKKTYQCIKCQMVFYNEWDIQVHVANHMIDEGLNHECKLCNQTFDSPAKLQCHLIEHSFEGMGGTFKCPVCFTVFVQANKLQQHIFSAHGQEDKIYDCTQCPQKFFFQTELQNHTMTQHSS
- the ZNF521 gene encoding zinc finger protein 521 isoform X2: MSRRKQAKPRSLKDPNCKLEDKAEDGEVLDCKKRPDEGEELEEEAVHSCDSCLQVFESLSDITEHKINQCQLTDGVDVEDDPTCSWPASSPSSKDQTSPSHGEGCDFGEEEGGPGLPYPCQFCDKSFSRLSYLKHHEQSHSDKLPFKCTYCSRLFKHKRSRDRHIKLHTGDKKYHCSECDAAFSRSDHLKIHLKTHTSNKPYKCAICRRGFLSSSSLHGHMQVHERNKDGSQSASRMEDWKMKDTQKCSQCEEGFDFPEDLQKHIAECHPECSPNEDRSALQCVYCHELFVEETSLVNHMEQAHNGEKKNSCSICSENFHTVEELYSHMDSHQQPESCNHSNSPSLVTVGYTSVSSTTPDSNLSVDSSTMVETAPPIPKGRGRKRAAQQVPDITGPSSKQAKVTYSCIYCNKQLFSSLAVLQIHLKTMHLDKPEQAHICQYCLEVLPSLYNLNEHLKQVHEAPDPALIVSTMPAMVYQCNFCSEVFNDLNTLQEHIRCSHGFANPAAKDSNAFFCPHCYMGFLTDSSLEEHIRQVHCDLSSSRFGSPVLGTPKDPVVEVYSCSYCTNSPIFNSVLKLNKHIKENHKNIPLALNYIHNGKKSRAMSPLSPVTIEQTSLKMMQAVGGAPPRPAGEYICNQCGAKYTSLDGFQTHLKTHLDTVLPKLTCPQCNKEFPNQESLLKHVTIHFMITSTYYICESCDKQFTSVDDLQKHLLDMHTFVFFRCTLCQEVFDSKVSIQLHLAVKHSNEKKVYRCTSCNWDFRNETDLQLHVKHNHLENQGKVHKCIFCGESFGTEVELQCHITTHSKKYNCKFCSKAFHAIILLEKHLREKHCVFETKTPNCGTNGASEQVQKEEVELQTLLTNSQESHNSHDGSEEDVDTSEPMYGCDICGAAYTMETLLQNHQLRDHNIRPGESAIVKKKAELIKGNYKCNVCSRTFFSENGLREHMQTHLGPVKHYMCPICGERFPSLLTLTEHKVTHSKSLDTGNCRICKMPLQSEEEFLEHCQMHPDLRNSLTGFRCVVCMQTVTSTLELKIHGTFHMQKTGNGSAVQSTGRTQHLQKLYKCASCLKEFRSKQDLVKLDINGLPYGLCASCVNLSKSGSPSVNIPSSSNRQGMGQNENLSSIENKSKAGGLKTRCSSCNVKFESESELQNHIQSIHRELVPDSNSTQLKTPQVSPMPRISPSQTEEKKTYQCIKCQMVFYNEWDIQVHVANHMIDEGLNHECKLCNQTFDSPAKLQCHLIEHSFEGMGGTFKCPVCFTVFVQANKLQQHIFSAHGQEDKIYDCTQCPQKFFFQTELQNHTMTQHSS
- the ZNF521 gene encoding zinc finger protein 521 isoform X1; protein product: MSRRKQAKPRSLKVEENETEDQQAGVGHTAAQTDPNCKLEDKAEDGEVLDCKKRPDEGEELEEEAVHSCDSCLQVFESLSDITEHKINQCQLTDGVDVEDDPTCSWPASSPSSKDQTSPSHGEGCDFGEEEGGPGLPYPCQFCDKSFSRLSYLKHHEQSHSDKLPFKCTYCSRLFKHKRSRDRHIKLHTGDKKYHCSECDAAFSRSDHLKIHLKTHTSNKPYKCAICRRGFLSSSSLHGHMQVHERNKDGSQSASRMEDWKMKDTQKCSQCEEGFDFPEDLQKHIAECHPECSPNEDRSALQCVYCHELFVEETSLVNHMEQAHNGEKKNSCSICSENFHTVEELYSHMDSHQQPESCNHSNSPSLVTVGYTSVSSTTPDSNLSVDSSTMVETAPPIPKGRGRKRAAQQVPDITGPSSKQAKVTYSCIYCNKQLFSSLAVLQIHLKTMHLDKPEQAHICQYCLEVLPSLYNLNEHLKQVHEAPDPALIVSTMPAMVYQCNFCSEVFNDLNTLQEHIRCSHGFANPAAKDSNAFFCPHCYMGFLTDSSLEEHIRQVHCDLSSSRFGSPVLGTPKDPVVEVYSCSYCTNSPIFNSVLKLNKHIKENHKNIPLALNYIHNGKKSRAMSPLSPVTIEQTSLKMMQAVGGAPPRPAGEYICNQCGAKYTSLDGFQTHLKTHLDTVLPKLTCPQCNKEFPNQESLLKHVTIHFMITSTYYICESCDKQFTSVDDLQKHLLDMHTFVFFRCTLCQEVFDSKVSIQLHLAVKHSNEKKVYRCTSCNWDFRNETDLQLHVKHNHLENQGKVHKCIFCGESFGTEVELQCHITTHSKKYNCKFCSKAFHAIILLEKHLREKHCVFETKTPNCGTNGASEQVQKEEVELQTLLTNSQESHNSHDGSEEDVDTSEPMYGCDICGAAYTMETLLQNHQLRDHNIRPGESAIVKKKAELIKGNYKCNVCSRTFFSENGLREHMQTHLGPVKHYMCPICGERFPSLLTLTEHKVTHSKSLDTGNCRICKMPLQSEEEFLEHCQMHPDLRNSLTGFRCVVCMQTVTSTLELKIHGTFHMQKTGNGSAVQSTGRTQHLQKLYKCASCLKEFRSKQDLVKLDINGLPYGLCASCVNLSKSGSPSVNIPSSSNRQGMGQNENLSSIENKSKAGGLKTRCSSCNVKFESESELQNHIQSIHRELVPDSNSTQLKTPQVSPMPRISPSQTEEKKTYQCIKCQMVFYNEWDIQVHVANHMIDEGLNHECKLCNQTFDSPAKLQCHLIEHSFEGMGGTFKCPVCFTVFVQANKLQQHIFSAHGQEDKIYDCTQCPQKFFFQTELQNHTMTQHSS